The genomic window GATAATGGTAGTGCCGTCACCATCGAGGTTGTGGTAGTGTGGTTACCAGATggtcaatataataataataataataattaatattagGTGACATAATGCCTTTTACactgtatgtttgttttatgtactgtgtatgtgattgtatgtCTATTTGAACGTTGGGAGTCTGCAATAAagtttgatgatgatgacgatgatgatgattaacTGTTGGAATAGAACTACTGGATGGaatatgcaaatgtgtgtccctctctcttctctctctccgcagTCTGAGCGAGTGTGTCTCCACCGACCTGAAGATGGTTTGTTCAACCCCAGCCAAACAGTGTCCATACTCGACCACACCATGTTCAGCATTTCAGCGGAAACCAGGTAAAACACCAacatatattaaatataataagaATAAAACCAGAGATAAGTATTCTTTCATTTAAACATGCTGTCCTAGCTGTCTCTGTTTTATCTACAATCTAATTGACAGGTTATgttgtataagtgtgtgttggtgtgtattagtgtgtgttggtatgtgttagtgtttgttcGGCGTTCAACTTCTACAAGTAATACAATATGTATTGTAGACTGACAGGCAGCCAGTGTGTCAGGGTTGTCGTGGGAACAAGGAGGTTTTTGACACGAGAGTCACGTTTTTTTGCGAGTGGGAGCAACTCTCCTATTGGCCGACCCATGCGGCACAGGGTCAGTTGGAATGTATTTGGACCAATCACAAAAGAGGAAGTCAGCGTGTGGGAAGGCTCTGTGATCGCTGCATCTGACCTCTCAACCCAGCTAGATGATTATCTGGGATTGCTGCGTCTGGTCTGACTATCTAACCAGAGGACTACATGTGATTGCTGCGACTGGTCTGATTATCTAACAAGGGGACTACATGTGATGGCTGTATCTGGCATGACTACTTAACTAGTGGATTATCTTTGATTGCTGAATCTGGTCTGGCTGCAAAACTCGTGGATTACCTGTGATCACTGCAACTGGTCTGACGACTCAATTAGTGGATTACCTTTGATCACTGCATCTGGTCTGACTATTAAAGCAGGGGATTGTTTTTGATTGCTGCATCTGGTCTGACTACTAAACTCGTCGACTACCTGTGATCACTACAACTGGTTCTGACAGAACTAAAGCAGTGGAATATTTGTGATTGCTAAATCTGGTCTGACTGAACCCAACTAGTGGACTATTTTCTGATCGCTGCACATGGTCGGTTAAAACTAAACAAGTGGACTATTTGTGATCGCTATACACGgtttaaaagaacaaaaaaaagtggATAAGCTCTCGCAGGACGACTGCCATTGGCTGACCACCGGAGTGACGTTGTGATCGGTATCAGATTGCATCAACTTGATCAGTTGGATGGACAAAGCTGATTGGTCAGATATGTTTGGAAGCGTGAAGGACATAATCTCAGTGTTGGAGCGGGCAAAGGAAGTCCCGCCTTCTCCTtcacggccccgccccccaaacACCCCTCCAATCCCCCGCAATGTTCTGCGGTGTCTGACCACACCCACCAGCCAGTGCCCTTCAGTGGAGCTGAGGGGTCAGGGAAAGGTCAGAGGGGTCAGGGAGTCCTGGCCCGGCGCCACACCGGCTCCACTCGACAGGAAGTCCCCGCATCAACTTCCTCCCTtgactaaccttaaccctaaccctacccacCCTGCCAACCTTAACCCTTCTAACCTTGACCTTAACCCTGCTAACCTTAATCCTACTTACCCTACGAACCTTACTCACCCTACCAACCTTAACCCTACCAACCTTAACCCTACCAACCTTAACCCTACCAACCTTAACCCTACTAAACCTACTAACACTAGGATCCCTCCTATCACGACTAACCTTAACCTTACTAGCCTTGACCTTAACCCTACTAGCATTGACCTTAAACctactaaccttaaccctactAACAcgactaaccctagccctaaccctaaccctaacacgactaaccctaaccctaaccctatcacgACTAACCCTAATTGCTCTgctaaccttaaccctactAACCTTGGACTTAACCCTACTAACCCTACTTACCTTCACCCGACTAGCCCTAACCCTGCAAACAgtactaaccttaaccctactaaccctaaccctactaacCTTGGACTCAACCCTACCAACCCTATAAACTCTAACCCTACCAACGCTACCCCTCCTGTGATGTCACCGCCCATTGGGCAGAGCTACGCTGTGATGAGGTAACAATTGGCCCTCAGGAGGCTGACATGGACCCCAGATGGCAGAAGACTGACTGTtggtgcttctgtgtgtgtgtgtgtgtgtgtacgtgtgtgtgtgtgtgtgtgtgtgtgtgtgtgtgtgtgtgtgtgtgtgtgtgtgtgtgtgtgtgtgtgtgtgtgtgtgtgtgtgtgtgtgtgtgtgtgtgcgcgtgtgtcttaCAGTGATGCTGGTCTGGACCTGAACACCATCGATACCAAGATCCAACAGGCCATGGTAGGACTTCATGTAATTGAACTGTtctgctccttctctccctgcCTTCCTCCCTGGTTCTCCCCcttgttctctcctctctctctctctctctctctctctctctctctctctctctctctctctctctctctctctctctctctctctctctctcatgctctctctctctcacgccctctctctcccacgctctttctctcacgctctcactctatgtttatatatgtatgagtgtataaataatgtatatatcACAGTCAAAGTCTCAAAGTGTTTTAGCGATGAAATGCACAGTATAACTCAGGGAATTATTGAGGCATCAACAGCAACAGCTACATAGTAAGCAGGATGGGGAATAAGAATACAAACAGATACAAAGTGTGGGAGTGCCGAGGACTATGAAAGATTAAACGGGGTGATTCCCATTGAATGTCCCGAGGACGTGATCAGCGCAGACATTTCAGTGGTCAATGCGATCACTGAGCTTAACGCGGCTGGTGGTGAAACCGGATAGCCTTAGGGGTAATTAAACGTTTGTGGGTCTGGTGGGCCGGTCCTGGATTCTCCGGTGGCGTCTAGGGACTCTTTCCCGTCCACACCACCCCTGGAGACCGCCTGTCAGGAAGTCAGCAAGACCCTGGACCCTTCACTTGGGAACGGGCTTAGCGGCTACAATTGCGTTGAATGCCGAGGTTTAATCTGCAAACAGCATCCTTTCCCCCCCATCCAGGTGGGAGGGGACAGTGGGCTTTgtcgtggaggggggggggggggggggggggggggggggattgtgtcATCTGTACATCGGTTGGAGGCGGTATGCGGATTAACAGTGAGTCCACGGCGACAGGAAGGGGTGGCACAGATGTGTGTTCGGACCAGCTGCTTGAAGCCCCTCCCGATGATGGAGGTCAGTGGCACAGAGCAAGGTCATGCAGGCAGGTGATGGAACAGGGAACTGCGGTTTGGGGACACTGGGGGACCGTTGGAAGCAGAATGGAGGACTGCAGCCTGGTTGGGATAAGGATGGGTTGAATAGATTGGTGAATAACTTCACTAGCTGGTAGGCCAACTCTTCTGAGGACCGATCCTGGAACACCCTAGTTTTTATGGTATCATAGTATTAACATTTAgcagtcgcttttatccaaagcgacttacaacaagtAGATTTGtcgaaagagaaacaatatatcgacGGTGGTAGCACTATGTGGTGGCCCTGGAGACGTCCCTGAGTTGATCTCCTTCAAAAGGCCTCCCCTGGTCGACCGTAGTCAAGGACAGAGTCCTCCGTCCCCCTGGTCCTCTGCCCGGCTCACAGCGCACACAGAACATCTGAAGGGACAGACAGAAGTGCTCATCGGGGTCCCCATCAACCGCAGCGTAACAGTGTCACGAGTGTCACAACGCATCTCTCACTCTGCCGTTGAACACCCGAGGAACCGTTGTCCTCGATTTGGGTCGGGGAGAGCGGCCCGTCTTTACCACAGGCGGGGTTCATGGCTGAACAACAAAGGACGAGGATCGGATCAGCGAACAATAAGCAACAACGGAACAACAGAAGCACAACAGAAGCCGCCTCAGAGTGAGCCTTCTGCACTCCATTATTTACTCTGTGTAGGTCCTGTATCCGCCTGCCGTTAATCcccttggggtgggggggggttagtggaCTGCTGTGATTAGAGCAGGGCTGGATTCCAGAGGGAGGTGGAAGGGGCTGTTCTATCACAGTTAAGAGCTCCAGGGCTGGGGAGCTAGTGTGTGTCGGAAGTGCTGAGCCCCAGAGAAGGGGTTGACCTTCGGGCCGCCCCCTCGCGCCTCGACGTTGGTCTGACTCGGGAGTTCTGTCCGGTCGGGGTAGTGTCCGGGTCAGGCACCGTAGGCTCCGGTTAGATCTCCCTGGACAGCAGCCAGCAGTTCACGCAGTGAGAAGGGATATTACAAAGTAAAGCATGAGTCGAATGCAGAGCCATTGTCTGTGCGACCTTCATACAGTGCAACGGTCACTACAATTAATCGATATATgtttatacattataataattatacattatatctaatatatatacatgtatactgTCTATACAGTATATGTTACATTCCCAGAGACACCCAGAGTCTGCACGGTTTGAGTTGGCTTTATGTTATCCCCTCTATCCCCAATATTTGACGATCGTAACAAtctacatatatgtatatatgtaaaatattctatatattatattacatatcTTCTAGGACCTGGTGAAGAGTCACCTCCAGCTTGCCATTAGGGAGGAGATGGCCGTCCTTCAACAGCAGATCAGAGATCTTCAAGACAAGAACAATCAACTGCAGAGAGAGAACTACACTCTCAGGTCCCTGCTCAACAAACCCTGATACAGACAAGCAAtctcacacacctacatacaggcacacgtgcacccacacacgcacacacgtgcacatgcacaggcgcacactcacacgggcacacacacacaagcacacacacaaacacgcacacgcgcacacacaaacatgcacacgcacgcacgtgcgcgcaaaggcacacgcacacgcacacacacggtgatATCATATGTTTGAATTATTAGGTTTTATGTCTGCTATCACCAACATGTATAGTTCAGAAATGAATACtattatatatgtaatataattTGATTGATTTTGTTTGTATAGTTATTTTTATAAATTAATTATATACATTTGGTTTGTATAGTTtgcttaaaaaaagaataatatatatttggttTCTAAAGTTAGTTTACTCAATTAAAATTATACATTTGGGTTGTTTAGTTTAATCAATTGttataaaaaatgtgtttgtataGTAAGTATTAATGTAAAGGCCTTTGTTTAGTTAGTTAAAAAAATAGATAGTGTAAATGTGTTTTATAGTTTAATAAATTATAAGATACACATTTTGTTGACAGCCAAACTTTATTCATTCCATCTCAATATAACTCTCTATAATGATATTTATATTGTCTAACATGGCTGCCTCCAAGTGGCCAAAAGAGACACTACACCTAACGATCCGTATCAATATATATAGATTGGTATGTGTAGTAAATATTGCATCTAGATATGATCCATGTTAATGTTATAAAGATACCTTCAATATGAATATAAGAACATGAATATATCAATATTGATCACATTCATAAAAGATACttcaataataatatatagatacccttaatataaatattataccATCAATGACAATATAATATAGGGATAcatcaatattattatcataCCATCAATATTAATAGCATGCATAGATGCATCAATATCAATACAAAAAGAGATACCATGGATATTTATATATCAATAATATACATAGATCCCATGAAGATTCATGCATAGATGcatcaatataaataaaaatatagttgcaccaatatttatattaaatataGACGCATCGATATTATTATTGAGATACAAACAGATGCATCACCAGAGACCCCGATATCcactcaaacacagacccccacacagggCATTTGGGATTAACGGTTGGGGTTAGTGGATGTATTTCATAGTCTGATGGAGGTCacgtggtggagggtgggggtgggaggggggggtggggctggctagtgtgtgtgtgtgggggttggggggtgggggggggggggggggggggatgacatACTTACAGCCTCCTCGCaggctctcactctctctcagcctctcaccctctctcactctcaccctcttttcctctctcttctccctctctctctttctccatctcttttcTTCACTCTTATTTGCCAACATCACTTCCTCCAAATCGTTTTCTCCTGGCCGTTAGTTCTCCAGCTTATTGATATTGAATCACTGGCCACTGGCTGTGAGCTATCGATCTAGTGGATCCTGAAGACCAGCTCTGCCATGTCAGGCAAGGACGAGCAGCAGAAGGACGCTGGCGGATGGGACTACATCTGGAACCCCAGGACCAATGAGTTCCTTGGCAGGACCGCCAAAAGCTGGGGTGAGGTCCAGTTACCTACTTTATGTGTCCGATTCTGAATCGCCTTCTTTACCTATATCTCCATCTGTTTACCTTATTTATCTGTGTTAACATATATTGACCTTATCTCCATCTATTGACCTTATGTATCTCTATCTCCATCTATTGACCTTATGTATCTCTATCAAGATCTATTGACCTTATGTATCTCTATCTCCATTTATTGACCTTATGTATCTCTATCTCCATCTATTGACCTTATGTTTCTCTATCTCCATCTATTGACCTTATGTTTCCATCTATTGACCTTATGTATCTCTATCTCCATCTATTGACCTTTTGTGTCTATGTCTCCATCTATTGACCTTATGTATCTGTATTTACATCAATTATGAATCTGTTATGAATCTATAATAACACAATAGAGATTCACATCTATTATGAATCTCTATTATGAATCTGTATCTCCCTCTATTGACCTCatgtatctgtatatatataccttATGTATCTGTATCTCCCTTTATTGACCTtatgtatctgtatatatataccttATGTATCTGTATCTCCCTTTATTGACCTTATGTATCTGTATCTATTGACCTTATGAATCTGTATCTCCCTCTATTGACTTTATACCTCTATATCTACATCGATTGACATTATGTCTCTTTATCTACATCTACCGACCTTATTTATGTTCATTTACATCTATTTACTTACGTACCAACACACTACTACCAGTGTGTAGCAACCAGCCTGGTGAGGCAGGGCAGCCAGGGGACGAGTAGGTGGCCATGTCGGTACAGGAGCCATGACGGGTATTTTGCCAGGACACCGGTCCTAGCAACTCTACTCTTACAACCAGTTCCATGGGATCGTTAGTGACCACATCATCATCTCAGTTTAACATCTTAAAAGATGACACAATCTACAATTACAGTTTATGGAAGAATACAGCACTGGACTACCAGTATGGACCAGTGGAATACCAGTATGTTCCACTAGGCTCCTATTATGGACCACTAGGCTACCAGTATGGACCACTGGACTACCAGTATAGACCACTCGGCTCCCATTATGGACCACTAGGCTGCCAATATAGATGCCTAGATTACCAGTATGGACCACTGGGCTACCATTATGGTCCACTAGGCTACCAGTATAGATGCCTGTGATACCAGTATGGACCACAAGTAGCCTGGGGGACCATTTAACCTTGCAAGGCCGCTGGTGTCGTGAGGTCCCAACCTGGCCAGGCTACAAGTGATGCGTCCGAACCACCAGTGGTTCGGACCAATCAGCGTCCTACGAGGAACCACGTGATCCACGTGCTACGTGATGGACAGATGGTTCAGCCAACCACCTGCCAAAGTATTTCTCGAACGTGCCGGGCCCCATCCAAACGGACAGGACGCCTGCCCAGATGGTTCTGTGAGGCCAACCATCTGCTACGTCAAGTTGTAAGCGTCTGGCCACGGCTCGTACCAATCACCACTTTGTATCTAACATGGGGGGCGGTTGATACGATGACTGTCCCCGCACCCTTTGACAGCACCGTTGaggcattattttttttataaataaccaAAATAGCTGCAGCGGACGTTTCACGCGTTTCCTTGCGCTGATTGGTTGAAGGTCTTGAGGCTTGTTGGTATGCGTGCGATGATAATGTCCCTTAGAAATAGATAATTAACTGAGAAATTCAAGACCAAACAACTTTGCGAAATCGGTCCGGCCATGTCCGGCTATAAGGCtgtaaaaaaatgtgtttctgtatCAAGTGCTCTGTCTCTGTTGACTGTGTTTTGACTGTTTCAACAGGATGTGTTCTgactgtctggctggctgaatGGGGCTTTGTGTCCTCAGTGATTTGAGTGAGGGTCTCTGTTTGTCCGTCATGGTGAATGGGCTGTGTGTCTGGCTCTTCATCATCATACAATCTTCGATGCGTAGCGCGCGCTGAAGGACTGCATGTGAATCAGGCTTACATAAGCTACACGGCGACGTCATATTACCCACAATTCCTCTGTTGCTGTGGCCTGGATTTTGGACTAGCACTTaaggatagacacacacaggcacacaagcacatacgcacacacgcacacacacacacacacacacacacacacacacacacacacacacacacacacacacacacacacacacacacacacatacacacatacatacacgcaagcacaagcacaaacagccacacacacatacacacacattactacCTATTTTTTCATCTGggttatgtgtgtgagagtgtgtgtgcgtgcttgtgttaaTCTGGATTAGGGAAGAGTTCGATTGGACTATAATCTGTCTACATCTggtactccctctctctttctctccatctttctggatatctctctctctctctctctcgccctctctttctctccctatctctcttactctttctctccTATGCTTTTTCtatctcactgtgtctctcttactctctctttctccatgtctctctctctattctactcttttcttctccatatatctctcttttactctctcatCTATCTCAATTTTTCACGTTCTctatctccatccctctctttctctccaatctctctctcccttgatcttgctctctctatatatctcttaatttatctttctctccccattgctcccctcatctctctgtctttctttatctctctc from Gadus morhua chromosome 17, gadMor3.0, whole genome shotgun sequence includes these protein-coding regions:
- the tsc22d4 gene encoding TSC22 domain family protein 4 isoform X1, producing the protein MDKADWSDMFGSVKDIISVLERAKEVPPSPSRPRPPNTPPIPRNVLRCLTTPTSQCPSVELRGQGKVRGVRESWPGATPAPLDRKSPHQLPPLTNLNPNPTHPANLNPSNLDLNPANLNPTYPTNLTHPTNLNPTNLNPTNLNPTNLNPTKPTNTRIPPITTNLNLTSLDLNPTSIDLKPTNLNPTNTTNPSPNPNPNTTNPNPNPITTNPNCSANLNPTNLGLNPTNPTYLHPTSPNPANSTNLNPTNPNPTNLGLNPTNPINSNPTNATPPVMSPPIGQSYAVMSDAGLDLNTIDTKIQQAMDLVKSHLQLAIREEMAVLQQQIRDLQDKNNQLQRENYTLRSLLNKP